One genomic segment of Paenibacillus sp. FSL H8-0332 includes these proteins:
- the mnmG gene encoding tRNA uridine-5-carboxymethylaminomethyl(34) synthesis enzyme MnmG — MNYDGGSYDVIVIGAGHAGCEAALAAARMGSRTLMITINLDMVAFMPCNPSIGGPAKGHVVREIDALGGEMGRNIDKTFIQLRMLNTGKGPAVHALRAQADKFLYQHAMKETMEKTPNLTLRQGMVEELIAQDGRCAGVVTKTGTVYHSKTVILTTGTYLRGKVIMGELTYESGPNNQQPSIRLSENLRELGFDLVRFKTGTPPRVHKDSIDFSKTEIQPGDEKLKFFSFETKSSDNEQLPCWLTYTSPVTHQIINDNLHRAPMFTGIIEGTGPRYCPSIEDKVVRFSDKSQHQIFLEPEGKNTSEYYVQGLSTSLPEDVQLAVLRSIPGMEKVEMMRNGYAIEYDAMVPTQLWPSLETKRLPGLFTAGQINGTSGYEEAAGQGIIAGINAARKVQEKEPVVLDRSQGYIGVLIDDLVTKGTNEPYRLLTSRAEYRLLLRHDNADLRLTPIGYDIGLIPEQRYEAFLDKKGRVDREIIRLQETKVKPVQVNEALAGYGSAPIVDGSNLLTLMRRPELAYSFVDLISPSPEELDEEMKEQVEIQIKYAGYIEKQLQHVEKLQKMEKKKIPDDINYNEIHGLAMEARQKLTKIAPISIGQASRIGGVTPADISILLVHLEHYNRVTAAKG, encoded by the coding sequence ATGAATTATGATGGAGGCAGCTATGATGTTATCGTCATCGGCGCCGGACATGCCGGCTGCGAAGCGGCTCTGGCTGCTGCACGGATGGGCAGCCGCACACTGATGATCACGATTAACCTGGATATGGTGGCCTTCATGCCCTGTAATCCATCGATTGGCGGACCCGCCAAGGGCCATGTGGTGCGTGAAATCGATGCACTGGGCGGAGAAATGGGCCGCAATATAGATAAGACCTTCATTCAGCTGCGAATGCTTAATACAGGCAAGGGGCCTGCTGTTCACGCTTTGCGTGCACAAGCCGACAAGTTCCTCTATCAGCACGCAATGAAAGAAACGATGGAGAAGACTCCTAATCTGACCCTGCGCCAGGGGATGGTGGAGGAGCTGATCGCCCAAGACGGACGCTGCGCCGGAGTAGTGACGAAGACCGGGACGGTGTATCACAGCAAGACCGTTATTCTGACCACGGGAACCTATCTGCGCGGCAAAGTGATTATGGGTGAGCTGACGTATGAGAGCGGGCCGAATAATCAGCAGCCGTCTATACGGCTGTCCGAGAATCTACGCGAACTGGGGTTCGATTTGGTCCGATTCAAGACAGGAACACCGCCGCGTGTCCACAAGGATTCGATTGATTTCTCCAAGACGGAAATCCAGCCGGGCGATGAGAAGCTGAAATTCTTCTCTTTTGAAACCAAATCCTCGGATAATGAGCAATTGCCGTGCTGGCTGACCTACACCTCTCCGGTTACCCATCAGATCATTAATGATAATCTGCACCGGGCGCCGATGTTCACCGGTATTATTGAAGGAACAGGTCCGCGTTATTGTCCTTCGATTGAAGATAAGGTCGTCCGGTTCAGTGATAAATCACAGCATCAGATCTTCCTGGAGCCGGAAGGTAAAAACACATCGGAATACTATGTACAAGGCCTGTCTACAAGCCTTCCTGAGGATGTTCAGCTGGCGGTCCTGCGGTCTATTCCCGGTATGGAGAAAGTAGAGATGATGCGCAACGGCTATGCCATTGAATATGATGCCATGGTTCCCACGCAGCTCTGGCCTTCTCTGGAAACCAAACGTCTGCCCGGACTATTCACTGCGGGACAAATCAACGGCACCTCCGGTTATGAGGAAGCGGCAGGGCAGGGAATTATTGCAGGCATCAATGCAGCGCGTAAAGTGCAGGAGAAGGAACCGGTGGTACTGGACCGTTCGCAGGGCTATATTGGCGTTCTGATCGATGATCTCGTTACCAAGGGAACGAATGAGCCTTATCGTCTGCTGACTTCCCGTGCGGAATACCGGCTGCTGCTCCGTCATGATAATGCGGATCTCCGCTTGACGCCAATCGGCTATGACATTGGACTGATACCAGAGCAGCGCTATGAAGCCTTCCTTGATAAAAAAGGTCGGGTAGACCGTGAGATTATCCGTTTGCAGGAGACGAAGGTCAAACCGGTTCAGGTGAATGAAGCTCTAGCCGGTTATGGATCTGCACCAATTGTGGACGGAAGTAATCTGCTGACCTTAATGCGCCGCCCTGAGTTAGCCTACAGCTTCGTGGATCTGATCTCTCCTTCCCCGGAAGAACTGGATGAAGAGATGAAGGAGCAGGTAGAGATTCAGATTAAGTATGCCGGCTATATTGAGAAACAGCTCCAACATGTGGAGAAGCTGCAGAAGATGGAGAAGAAGAAGATTCCTGACGACATCAATTATAATGAGATTCATGGACTGGCAATGGAGGCCCGGCAAAAGCTGACCAAAATCGCTCCAATCTCGATAGGCCAGGCTTCCCGCATCGGAGGAGTTACACCGGCAGATATCTCAATTCTGCTGGTTCATCTGGAGCACTATAACCGTGTAACAGCGGCGAAAGGATAA